From the Hordeum vulgare subsp. vulgare chromosome 1H, MorexV3_pseudomolecules_assembly, whole genome shotgun sequence genome, the window ctcatcatggacatctcgtacttTTGTGACAtcagctttctaaacttttcactaaaatgtgggtttgtagaaccaaagataatatcatccacatatatttgacaaacaaatagttcttGCGTATATTCGGTATCCTTATATTTGACAAAAAATAACTTTAAGATTCCTTGCGTATATTCTTTCGAATGAGGAGTATATCAATCCTATTAAGCCAATATTATAGGATGATGTACGAGTAATAAATTTACAGTAAGTACGAGATTCTTCTCAAACAAAACAACACGAAATTTGTTTGCCATGCGTGGCatcatagcagctcatggtttgaaaccatagaacaTCCCTCACACGCCACTTCGTATAGTGCACACCCTCAAATATAGGACGCCTCATGCAAGCAGCAAAACCACTCagggtaaattgcctataataaggtttttggattgctGGAAATATGAGTGATTTACAGTTTGATTTTACTAACAGAAATGATAGATAAATCATGACTACTATATCAATTATAAGACAAGTCATGCAATCATACAGAGAGTATGCAAGTAGCCTATGAAGTGGTGAGTAGGAATGAAACATATCTAGAACAGAAACTAGACCAAGAAGTTACGGCAGGAGCTCAAACAAGAAGAACACGAACACGTACCGAgttgtagtagcagcaacagtaggatTGGCATTGACGTCGTCACCGGCCATGTTGTCGAAGAGGTTGTTGATGTCGGGTAATAAGTCGTCATCGGCATCTGTGGTGTCCATGACGaagaagccagtagtcgcgcagagcgctccccaaaaaccttatcacccttctcccgtacaggacccAAAGCGGttgggtttcggaggcctactctcACGACCCGCGGTGCACGCCGCAAGCCGGGATGGTGAATTACCTAACAGGCAGCATCCGAAGAGTGCAACGTTCGTATTTAATCTCCACTACAACAAAACTTTTCAGCATGGCTCATTCCCGTAACCCACGTCGtggcgcgcgtgtatgtctctcttgttctcatgaTCATACATGTGGGGAaatatcctcccttataaggaggttcaACTCCTACCAAAgtagcaatgtgagactagactttagttttacctcttgccttgcacgaatggACTTAGTGGGCCTCTGGGATTTATGAGGAATTCTGAAAACTGGTTATTGGGTTGTGCCATATATGGATCAAATTCCAGCAGGAGGCCGACGGTCGAGTCGACCTCGGGCAGGCAGTGCTCGCTTGCCCGCAGCTGGAGACGCTGGTCCATGGCGGACAGGCGCGAGCAGCTCCTTGCTCGGACGGGAGCTCTCGTAGAGGAAGAGGAGCAGGTGGTGATGGAGGAACCTATCGACAGGGACCGGTTCGAAGGCCGCGACatagagggagaggagcaggtggTGCCAGAGGAACTGTTGACGGCGGTCGACCGGAAGGGCGCGGCGCGCAGCTCCTGCGTTAGGAGGCGGCGGGAACGCTTTTTGCGCTGCCATCCACCCACGACGAGCTCCCTCCCGACTACCATGTATTGTGCTTGACTAGTCAATTCTTGTTTACTTGGAAAGGTTGACCAGTCAAGTCAACAGAATACAGAGCTCCACGGTGAGTCAATGACCACATAATTACTTTTTTACGTATTTCATAACCGTAACAAGCGTATTTTAAAGTTCAATGATTGTACTGTGCTTTGACCACAACTTTAGTGACTATCAGTATATTTATCTTTATAGTTGGGGCAATGCTAATACCCTTTCTGTCGGGGTTGATCCACCGTCAGATTTTATTGTAAAACTTGTAGCACATGATGTAAGCTTCGTTGATAAATAAAACTAGCCATGAAGGCTTTTCCTGAAAAAGAAACCTTTAAAATTCCTTGCGTACGTATCaaagggtgtttgtttccagggacttattGATTTTGGAACTTaaaaaagtccctataagtcccacctaaaccaaacactagggacttattgggacttattatgGTTAATTGGGACTTATGAAATAAGACTCTCTAAtaggagcttattgggacttattctGGTCCCATTACGCTCGCACCGCCCTGCCCCGATCGCTCAGGACTCCAGGACGCTCGCACCACCCGCCGCCGGCTTCCCCAATCGCTGCCAgccgcccgccccgtcgccgccccgccgccggcccgcccagtcgccgccccgccgcccgcccgcccagtcgccgcccgccccgtcgccgcccggccgccggcccgccgtcgtcgccgccctgccgcccgcccgccccgtcgtcgccgccccgccgcccgcccgcccagtcgccgcccgcccgcccagtcgccgccccgccgcccgcccgccccgtcgccgcccgcccgccggcccgcccagtcgccgccccgccgcccgcccgcccgcccgcccgccggcccgcccagtcgccgccccgccgcccgcccgccagcccgcccgcccagtcgccgccccgccgcccgcccgccccgtcgccgcccggccGCCGCCTCGTCTCCCTCGGTTGCCGCCCCGTCACCGCTGCAGtagggactcgggacttataagtccctgtaaacaaacaggtagggactcgggacttataagtccctgtaaacaaacaggtagggacttatgacttataagttgggacttaaaaaagtcctaggacttatgaaacaaacagggctTCAATCCTATTAAGCCAATATTATAGGATGATGTACGTGTAGCAAATTTAGAGTAAGTACGAGATTCTTCTGAAACAAAACAACACGAAATTTGTTGCATGTCCGATATGGGGAGAGACAGTTGCCTCTCTCGTCCAATACAAAAGTTTGGACGTCGACACGTGCACTGCAGATACCCAgagtacactacatgcatgcgaaTCACGAGGGACTGGCCAGGAAGCCGTACTGTCCATCAGCAGCGCCACCGCCGTTGGCCGTGGCAGTCCTTGGCATGGCCGCCGGCTCGAACCCGAGCACCCTCGCGCGCTCCACGTAGGCACGCTTCACGCTGGTCCGCTGGTAAACGAGCAGCCCCGCCACGCTGCGACTCGCGTCGGCGCGGAACGGCCGGCCGGACCCCATGAACCCGTCCAGCAGGTGCAGGTAGGCCTCCAGGTCGTGGCAGCAGGCCGGGCCGACGTCCGGGCGCAGGCACGGCGAGTCGCGGCTGTCCAGCGTCAGCTCCGCGCCACCCGCGTGTACGTATCCTTCGGCCATCGTCGTCGGTGTCACGAGCCCGGGGACGCGCGTCACCACGTCGCCGGCGTTCACCACGCGCAGCACGTTCACGCCCCGCTCGTGCTGTAGCCGATCCGCGAACGCGCGGTTGCCGGTCTTCGGGCCGCCGAAGGATACCACGGAGATGGGCGGCGGCTGATGATCATCTGCAGCGGTGCTGTGACTAGCCGCATCGGCGGCCAGGCACGCGCTAAGCTCGTCGGCGGCGAGGAGGGCCAAAGATGCGCCGAGGCTGTGGCCAACCACCGTGATGCTCAGCTCCTCGCCCTTGTACACCTCGATCAACCGCCTCACCTCCTCCACAATGGCGTCCGACAGGCTGGCCACGTGGTCTCCGGCCGTCTTGTACAGGCTCAGGAACCCCTTCGCCACCTTGGGCACGTTCTGCGCTGCCGTCGTGGCGTCCTTGTTGTCCTCGTCCGACACCGGTACGAGGCGGGTGCGGAGGTTCTCTACCCACTCAGGGCACGTGGCGGTGCCGCGCAGCACAATGACGATGTCCCGGCGGCCCATGCGCCGAACCTCGCGCTCGTTGTCGCAGACGGCAACGTAGCCGGCGAAGCTGGTGCGCTGTGTCAGCCACTTGGGCCCTGACCGTCGCTGCGCCCAGGGCGGGATGGACAGGGAAGATGTGGCAAACAGGCTGCGCGTCGGCCGGTACGACCGGTCCGGTAGCACGAGCGTGCGATGCTGGCCGTGGCCGTGCGACGCCGACGACGGCATGGAGTGGAACGCCGTGTATGCGGCCTGCACGAAGTCACCGTATCGCAAAACCTCGCGGCGGAGGTTCTGGTCGAGCGGGTCGACCAGGCCCTTCCACGCGCCCTCGCCGTGGTAACGTCGCCATTCGGTGGCGATGGAGCCCCTGGGCGAGGGCCgcggcgagagcgtgaggagtctCTGCATTTGTGCCAGGCTACGCGGGGACATCTCGTCCGTGGCGGGCCTCCCTGTGAACGGCAGGAACGTGGACAGGTTCAGCGCATTGAGGAGCCTGCCCCGGCGGCCTTTGCGTTCATCGGAGTCGGAGGTGATCACCTCCTTGTGGTCCTCGCCGGACTCGTCGGCGAGTGCCTTCTTAGGCCGGACCGGGAGCGGGAGCGGCGGCGGGCGGAGGAGGATGCGATCGAGGTTGGCGAGGTGCGTCTTTGTACAGACGGAGTTAGGCTTGGTGGTGCTGGCCATCGCCGTTGCGTTTGGGTTGAGAGGCGACGGCCGGCTGTGGCGCGGCGGTGCCGCGATAGCTGTCGCGGCAGACATGGCCGGAAAAGCAGAAAAGCGCGCGGGCGCGGTGCGCCAAATTCGTCGACGTGGAGTGGTTCAAAGGTGGCGATCGCTAGCGTGTGCACAAGCATGACAAGTGCAAGTGCGGTGGTTTATAGCTAGGCAGGAGGCGCGCGCAAAATGTGCATCACGTTTAGTCGTCACGCGTTGTGCTTTCTTTTGGGTCTGAATCAGGTTACGAAATCAACTGCAGTCGCGAACTCAGCGTAGCTCACCTTCTCTGTGGTGAAACCAATCCATCAGAATTCAAGTCCAaggcttagagcatctccaacaaccgcGTTTCGTCCGGCGTTTAAAAAACTGATTTACGACACGTTCATCGTCAGGTTTGACGCGACacgcagcgctggctccagcagtcGGGatgaaatgcagcgcgcgcgagcAACCGACGCCTCACATTTCTTGCAATTtggacataaaataaattttacaCATTCACAAAACAAAAACATGATATATAATTTAAATCACAAACATCATTCAACTAAAAGTTTAAAATAAATAGTTCAATTTCTTactacaactcaaacaaatagttcaacaatagTTCAAATAAACATCATTGAAATAAATAGTTCATGaaatacaacaaatagttcaaGAATACAACAATACAATAATACAATAAATAGTTCAACAAATGGTACAACGCACAAATCATGATGCTCTTTGGCTGCCATTCCAAGCCCATCACTCCTTAATGAGATCATTCCTAAGTTCATTATGCGTTGCTGGACGTCGAATGacatgataggaggcaacaaaacgggccACCATTTCAGCCCTCCGCCGCACTCGCAtgggatgtcccaagagctcatagtTAGAGTAGTCTACATCTTGGCCACattcattctcgatgatcatgctGTGCATGATTACACAAGCGTGCATAatgtaccaaagcattttttgatcccaaaatctagtcggtcctctcacaatagcaaattgggcttgtaaaatcccaaaagctctctccacatcttttctagccgccgcttgagcattgtggaaatcaagatttttcttaccttcggGTTTTTTCTACAGCTTCACAAATGTTTTCCACTTTGACTAGATGTCATCCGCAAGATAGTAGCCATAGTTGTATGTACGGCCATTAGCTACAAACTGCATCGGTGGCAGGTCACcatttgcaatcttattcatcagtggtgaccggttgacaatgttgatgtcattcaaagatccaggcattccaaaaaaagcatgccaaatccaagtctcttgatcggccaccgcttcaagaATTTTAGTGCAACCCTTTTGTTGTCCATGGAATtggccatgccatgcctttgggtaattcttccaactccaatgcatgcaatctattgagccaatcATACGTGGGAACCCGCGAGCTTTGTTCATCTCCAATAGCCTTGCGACGTCTTCAACATTGGAAGATCTCAAGTACTCTgggccaaacacttgcacaattccgactgcgaagcgcttgacacacatgatggtttggctctcacccatggccaagtgatcatcaactagataTGTGGgaataccgtatgccaacatacgcaaagcggctgtcaccttatgaaaggtgctatgcccgagctctcgGCAGTATTCCTCCTCTGCTGAAAAAACCGAtcatggctcgctagtttctctgcaatgtggctgaacaactcggtgctcatcctaaaccgacGACAAAAGTACGACTTGGGATATGTGGGATTCTGCACAAAATGGTGCCTCGTCAATCTATTGTGGGCATCAATCCTGTCACTCCAAATTTTCTGCCggcccataaccgaaccaccgtgtttcggttttttattgatgtgtatagctaggatcattgcaagatcctcctcctcttccatatcaaaaTCTTCTTCAGAAGAATCATATGTCGAACTCATCTAAAATGTTCAAAATTAGGCTATAAACAACATGCACCAAAATTTATGTAAAAATGTGAAGTTATAAGCAATACCTTGCAGGCCTTTtttcgaacaccttgcgggcgccAAGCGGCAGTGGGAGGTTGGGCGCTGTTCGTCGGAGGACTGCCCCGAGCGACGGGCGGCGCtgataagagagagagggaggaagccGCGGTCGCGCGGGGAGAGACCGCGGAAGCGCCAGAACAGTCGCCGGATAAATGGGGTGGCGCGGACGGTGATGGCGGCGCGGTTGGATGGGTAGGTGGAGTTTCGCGCGAGCGCTCGAGAGTTCAGCACGCGGGAGTGTGATGGCGTTTCCTCCCGCGCGCTGAATTACATATGCCACGCGTGCGGTTTTTGCGCGTCCGCTGAA encodes:
- the LOC123411708 gene encoding phospholipase A1-Ibeta2, chloroplastic-like; its protein translation is MSAATAIAAPPRHSRPSPLNPNATAMASTTKPNSVCTKTHLANLDRILLRPPPLPLPVRPKKALADESGEDHKEVITSDSDERKGRRGRLLNALNLSTFLPFTGRPATDEMSPRSLAQMQRLLTLSPRPSPRGSIATEWRRYHGEGAWKGLVDPLDQNLRREVLRYGDFVQAAYTAFHSMPSSASHGHGQHRTLVLPDRSYRPTRSLFATSSLSIPPWAQRRSGPKWLTQRTSFAGYVAVCDNEREVRRMGRRDIVIVLRGTATCPEWVENLRTRLVPVSDEDNKDATTAAQNVPKVAKGFLSLYKTAGDHVASLSDAIVEEVRRLIEVYKGEELSITVVGHSLGASLALLAADELSACLAADAASHSTAADDHQPPPISVVSFGGPKTGNRAFADRLQHERGVNVLRVVNAGDVVTRVPGLVTPTTMAEGYVHAGGAELTLDSRDSPCLRPDVGPACCHDLEAYLHLLDGFMGSGRPFRADASRSVAGLLVYQRTSVKRAYVERARVLGFEPAAMPRTATANGGGAADGQYGFLASPS